The sequence below is a genomic window from Hippocampus zosterae strain Florida chromosome 7, ASM2543408v3, whole genome shotgun sequence.
TGAGGTACGGTGGCAGAATTTGGAGCGCAGCCTGCTTTGTCTTTGTGTAGAGAGGTTGGAGGagtggggccgggggggtgTAAGTCCCTCCCCGGGGTGCCGCTGGACACTTTGGCAACTTTGGGCCATGATCGGCATTTTGATGAGCTCCTATTTCTGGGCCAGCTCCAGCTCTAGGCCGGGTTTTGTCGTCACATGACTCTGTTTGGCGTGCAACACCAGTACAACACCAACAGCACCAGTGCAGTGTGGTGGGGTGAtgtgggtgaggggggggtgaTAGCCGGCAATATTTATTACGTTTGCTTCTGTGACTCCTGTTTCAGcagtatattgtgtgtgtgtgtgcctggttCAGCAGTGTGTTGTATTTCTCTCCGTTTTCCAAGATTACTGCAACACACAATTTCATCATTCGGATGTTGGCGACAAATTGCGTACTCGTACAGATTGTCAGCCCATCAGATCAGTTCACTGTCTCAATGCACCATCAGTCAAGCTTACATTATGCTGTCAAtgtcagaagtgtgtgtgtgtgtgtgtgtcaagtggAATTCCTACTGACGTCTTTCCTGAGAGCAACTGTCAATCAGAACGCCCCCATGCCGCCACAGCTTGTTTACACAATGATGCGTCTCAACGTGTGAAGCGCATTCATTCAGTTTTGCCTtaatatttattacatttgcTTCTGCGACTCCGAACGATGTACGTGTGTGTCTCAAGCGCATTTCCTACCTTGTCGTCCCCTCGAAGCAGCCGTCAATCATAACCTCTGGCCTCATCACGGCTTTTTTCCACAATAGCGCGCCTCCGCCGCGTAAATTGCACTCATTCAGTATCAAAGTGCGACTATTCTGCCTGCTCGGCGATGACATCATCCCAGAAAGTATTTCCTCCTGCTCTGTGGTTGCCACGGAGACCACTGGCTGGTTAACAATGGGCGCAGACTGAAAGACCTATTAGTCACATCGCTGCTAATCCTGACATTGAGGCTGACACTGTGTGTCTGTGAGAAGGCGGAGGAAGTGCACACGCACAATTGCATGCGAACACTCACTAGCATATGTGCACTCAAAAATATGTACCGTGCACCCTAacgtgtgcacgcacacacacaagaccaCAATTGTGCAATGGGCCCCGTTGTCACGGTGACAATTATCAGGCAGATTGATGGCTGATGAGGCAAAGAAGCGTAAGGACCAGATAGTCAGGTCTCATTCCGTCTTCCCTATccgcccgcctcctcctcctcttcctcttcctcctcctccttcgcaCTCGCTACCTCGGCGGGTCTGAAAGCAGGCACCGTCCCGCCTGCTTGCGAGGGGATGTGGAAGAGAAAGCTGCGGATCAGCAGGGCTCGAGCTGCCGTtctgtgagtttttttgtttgtttgtttgtttttatgtcggACAGGAAGTGAGGGAAGACAGACCCGATGTGGCTGATGACTTTATTGATAACTTGTGGCTTTGGGGAGTTGTTTTTGTATAATATATATGGATATTGTAGTCTGAACAGAAAAAGTTATAAGAACACAATTTATGATTTACGATGAATAGTGATTTTCTGCTGGGAAAGGTGAAAACAAAGTTGGAACTCcggacaaaaagaaataaagttgTCCTTTTCAACTCTCAGAATGCACTGCGATATCAGCAAACTGCTGCGTTGTCTCAGATTTTATTCAATCGAGCCtcttttctccattttcatttcaatatcTCCTCACGTTGTTCACTGAAGAGCAAAGAGGGGCTTCCCACAATCCTTTGCGTCAACGGTCGAACCAGAAATGAATCATTTGCTCCACTCTTTTGCTGCAATATTCATAAGAAATGCAGCAAACGACATTGTGACATGCATgtaataggtgtgtgtgtgtgtgtttttcccaaGTTGCTATGGCAACTATATCCCTCCAAGTTGAGCCTGACTCACAATGAGGCTTCTTTTCTCCGTTCCCTCGCAGGGCTGAGAAGACTGAAGTGTTAAGCGAAGACCTCCTGCAGGTAAGTCGTCGTGGACGCGTGCGCTCCTAAGCAATGAATGAGAATTATTTCATTCGTTGGAATTTTGTTACCGCGTGTGTCAGGCGGAGAAGCGCTTGGAGCTGGTCAAGCAAGTGTCACACAGCACCCACAAGAAGTTGGCCGCATGTCTGCAGGGTCAGCAGAACGTGGAAGTGGACAAGAAGTCGGTCAGGTCGCCGTCGGTGAGCAAACAAAATTAACCTTTTTATTTACGATTCACCGCTTTAGTGATCCAATCGACTTTATTTGTCAGGTTTGCTGAAGCAGTTTATTTATCCTCATGTTGGAAACTTTTGAGGCCTGGGTATGGTTTTTCCAAAGTCACTATGTTGCCAACGTCAACTTGCCTAGTAAGGAGTAATTGCTTATATATGTCACAAAATGGCAGCGTAGCACTTTTTTCTATTCGACAAGGTTATGGCCTGACTAAATTAAGTCCTTCACGTCAACGATTAAAATCAGTAATTAGCTCAATACATGGATGCCATCTGCCATGGCAAGCTTCTTTCAATGAAATTGGTGGTTTTGATTGGTTTTCGTGGTGACAGAAATGACGAGAagtggggggaggaggaggaggagaagcggcagtaAAATGGACCAAAATATAGTTGTCAGGGCTGTATTAGCGTGTGACGCTAAACACGTGGAGCTAGGCATCAATGTGattctttcatgtttttttcgtGTAGAAGAAACTTCCTCTCGCATCGCTCGCACAATGCATGTTGGAGGGGGCGGCGTTGCTCGGGGACGAGTCTATGCTAGGGTGAGTACATGAGTGCATTAGCGGTGAGACTGCAGTCGGTCCTGAAATGTCTGTCATCTGTTGTGGTGTCGCAGGAAGATGCTGAAGCTGTGCGGCGAGACGCAGGAAAAACTGTCCCAGGAGCTCATCCTGTTCGAAGTCACCATCGAGAGAGACGTCATGGACCCACTATACGATCTCTCCGAGGTACGAAAACCACCTTTTGAAAATTGGCAGGCGTTCACTGTAACGCAATGTCTATTCTAACCAGagcccgccaaaaaaaaaaaaaaaaaagagaaaaatagagAGAAATAGATTGATTGATGAATCAAAAACTGCAGACAAGAAGTGACAGGACATACAAGAAGATGTAGCTTCCTTGGTGGAGGTAATGAAATGAACGCTGACCTTGTGTTTCCTGCTTTACCTCAATGTGACACCTGCATGCTTGTAAATAATCCGCATGAGACCGGCATACaatcgtgtgcgtgcgtgcgtatgtgtgtgtgtgttccacttGTTCGCAGCTGACAAGTGTCAACTCTGCTTGCCCCACCTCAGGTGGAAATCCCAAACATCCAGAAACAAAGGAAACATTTAGCCAAACTGGTCTTGGACATGGACTCTGCACGAACGCGGTCAGTGTGCATGTTTAGTATATTGATGTGGCTAAGAAACAGACCTGAGATCAATCTTGAATTGTTTCTCTAGTGCTGTAAATTGTCTTACTTGTTAGGGTTGAAAAAATACAAGTACACGGACCTTAAAATGGATCGAATACATGTTTTCCATTCCTCTTTGTATATTGAATTGGTCGCAGATACTATCAGTCCAGCAAGTCGTCCGGCCTGTCCGGCAACCTGCAGCCGAGCGGCGCCAAGGCCGACCACCTGAGGGAGGAGATGGAGGAGGCCGCCAATCGCATGGAGATCTGTCGGGTCAGGAGTTTATCTTGACGTGTGACCTTTGCCACGCAATGTCTTGAGTTTTAAAATGGACCGCTCTCCATTCAGGGGGCAAAACGGACAGCGGTTACTTCAGTGGACAGCATATCATGTTatttacaggttatcattattggtgcatgaaagggtcaaaTGTGACCATGTAGCGCTTGCAGTGCAAACAGGTGCATGCATGTcatgaatgattttgttgtaattATACACACTCGTGATGACACACTTGTATTTTGTTTCTTGTCACTAGGACCAGCTGTCTGCAGACATGTACAGCTCCATGGCCAAAGAGCTCGACTACGCAAACTACTTCCAGACGGTGTGTAAAGTCATGCGCGCGTTCAAaggcgcacatacacacacacacacacacacactgatgtcTTGTGTGCCCTGCAGCTGATTGAAGTCCAGGCCGAGTACCACAGGAAGTCACTGGAGCTGCTGCAGAACATTCTGCCTCAGATTAAAGCGCATCAGGGTAAACAAGTGACCACAGACTGCTTtcaaatatagaaaaaaaaataacaaagctGTACTTCAATGATTCCACTTCAAATaaacataacacaaaaaaaattgacttgaaTAGAAGGTCAAACAAACCGTTCTTGAAgagtaaatacattttaaatttgtcgtactaaaaagttaaatacaacagaACTATAATCTGTCATTTGTGTATaatgtaccactagagggaaccACATACCACAAGTGCCACACTTTTAGAATCATCGCTATATTTACATgagtgtaaaaaacaaagaacatttgTGATATCGATTTCCCCAACAGCCCCAAAAATAcgtttcacaaaacaaaaatctgtaaTACAGATTATTGTACAGCTGAGTGTGCATctaaagcgtgtgtgtgtgtgtgtgttctgacaGAGTCGTGGGCGGAGAAACCTTGCTACGGGAAGCCGCTGGAAGAGCACTTAGAGCTCAGTGGGAGAGATATTGCTTTCCCTATCGAGGCCTGTGTCACCATGCTGCTCGAGTGCGGCATGCAAGAGGaggtcagacacacacacacaaacgcacgggctgggatgatgatgtcacagatTCTTTTACACGACCTCTGTGACAAGAAAATCGACACGTTACGGAAACATCGTGACACGTGACGTCTTTCTGCCGACGTCAGGGTTTGTTCCGAGTGGCTCCGTCCGCCTCCAAGCTGAAGAAGCTCAAAGCGTCTTTGGACTGCGGCGTGCTGGACGTGCAGGAGTATTCGGCCGACCCGCATGCCATCGCAGGTGGGCTCATGTGTCTCTATGCGCTCTTGAAACTGCTGCGTCAAAATGGAACCCGTATTGGGTGAAATAGCGAACTCAGCACTAGCTCCAAAAAGGAGCATTGGGTTGTGGATTGATGACTTCAAGCTACTCTGAAACATGTTAGCAGTAGACATTCTTAAAACTGCtgcgcccacccccccaaaaagaaattgtgaaaaaatggaccaaCCCGCTACTTTACTCAACTCATCATTCTGCGATGTTTTGAAAAGACGGAAATACAGCACGTCGTGAATGCGTAGCAACAGACGGTGGTGCCTAGCTTTCACGCTCCCCAGTGCACCGTATGGGAGAAGAATTATTCTTGAGCGCAAGGGTGCAGACGACTCGTTAAATACGGAGTCAAATCCAAAGTCACTCGCTCGTCGAGGCGAGAGGACGAGACAACTCCAGCGTCGAGGACAAATCCCTCTCCAGTAATCCCAAATTCATGTGACTCGGCTGCTACGGCGCATCGAATTTGTGAGTTGGAGTAGGCGGGGTGGTGCGCATCCCCCGTGCGCATCCCGCATCAGCTTCAATGTGAAACTGTCCTATCACTGCGTAGCTGTGAATAATGTTTTTTATGTATGTATCTTCTGCATGCATATACGTTTCCTATTCGCCCTTCGCTTTTCTGCAGCATTTCCCTTGCCACGCAGGCTGCAGATAGAAATTAGCTCCAAATCTCTCCTCCGACACAAGAAAATCTTGCGTGACACAAATTTAATCATTGTCCTGTAGGAGCTTTGAAATCTTATCTCCGTGAGCTCCCCGAGCCCCTGATGACATTTGAGCTTTACAACGACTGGATTCAGGCCTCAAAGTAAGTAGCCTCAAACATACTACAGGATAGAgttgtgtaatatttttttctaaatttcaCTTTTGTTGTGCTTCCCGCAGCATTCCGGACCAGGACAAGAGACTGCAAGCTCTCCGCTGCGCTTGTGACAAACTACCACCCGCCAGCAACAACAACTTCAGGTAAGACCTTCGCTCCTTGTGTTTTAACACATGACATCGCCCCCTTCTCCAAATTGCTTTGAGAACGAATCAAAATGGATGTTTGCTTCATCCTCGGTCCTTTTCAAATAGTTGAGTTGTTTGGTGTGAAAAGAGCTTAAAAACGTCCACTTATTGGGTCCCGGATCTTGCACGCGTCAGTGTGTCTGTCGCATCTTTACAAATCGAGTTTATTTTTAGCGCTTCTCCTCGGAGGAGATGTCAGACACGAGCAAGAGACCGTCGTTTGCCCGTGACGAGCTGCCTGATGTT
It includes:
- the arhgap44b gene encoding rho GTPase-activating protein 44 isoform X6, which encodes MKKQFNRMRQLANQTVGRAEKTEVLSEDLLQAEKRLELVKQVSHSTHKKLAACLQGQQNVEVDKKSVRSPSKKLPLASLAQCMLEGAALLGDESMLGKMLKLCGETQEKLSQELILFEVTIERDVMDPLYDLSEVEIPNIQKQRKHLAKLVLDMDSARTRYYQSSKSSGLSGNLQPSGAKADHLREEMEEAANRMEICRDQLSADMYSSMAKELDYANYFQTLIEVQAEYHRKSLELLQNILPQIKAHQESWAEKPCYGKPLEEHLELSGRDIAFPIEACVTMLLECGMQEEGLFRVAPSASKLKKLKASLDCGVLDVQEYSADPHAIAGALKSYLRELPEPLMTFELYNDWIQASNIPDQDKRLQALRCACDKLPPASNNNFRYLIKFLSKLTEYQDVNKMTPGNIAIVLGPNLLWTHSDGNITEMMTTVSLQIVGIIEPIIQHADWFFPGEIEFNVTGNYGSPVHTNHNANYSSMPSPDMEQMERRQSEQSRRPLSVATDNMMLEFYKKDGTLKNKELSPVIGQKGFQATLSSGSQSEHSPHTVRRAKKLAPIPPKVPYSQTGAVSEQSTGQPSPVSLSPTPPSTPSPYGFGYPQGYATIGSLGHVQMSSAPSLSSPPSLAGTLTKPRPTPKPPRQRPSLPPPQPPSTPGSSPQPLEHSSGLLDGLSPGESMSTDYFCNLDIPVINMELDGLLDLAQISHLRHSVALLDSSRLRTTESEEGEDSESTVL